In Janthinobacterium sp. 67, a genomic segment contains:
- a CDS encoding AraC family transcriptional regulator — protein MASNQHFPAVSDVLPYPVYFRLDDYHAHQQFDYQSHPWGQLTYCSTGVMEIMVAGQRYLSPPQYAVWIPPETLHDGYIRQDVVFHSAYIDASLCAQLPAQPCALVLSPLLKAILGDFAARNVTTPATEADQRLAQVLVDQLRLAPCSRNYLPGSDEPVIAALLTALQAEPGSNRSLAEWAAQLHVTERTLARRCQRELGMPFGEWRQRQRFLAALPLLEKGDTVQAIALELGYSTASAFIAMFRRQGGGTPDQFRRGLR, from the coding sequence ATGGCCAGCAACCAGCATTTCCCCGCCGTTTCCGACGTCCTGCCCTATCCCGTGTATTTCCGCCTCGACGATTACCACGCGCACCAGCAATTCGATTACCAGAGCCATCCGTGGGGACAGCTCACGTATTGCTCCACAGGCGTGATGGAAATCATGGTGGCGGGCCAGCGCTACCTGTCGCCGCCCCAGTACGCCGTATGGATACCGCCCGAGACCTTGCACGACGGCTATATCCGCCAGGATGTCGTATTTCACTCCGCCTACATCGACGCCAGCCTGTGCGCGCAGCTGCCGGCCCAGCCGTGCGCGCTGGTATTGAGTCCCCTGCTCAAGGCCATACTCGGCGACTTCGCCGCGCGCAACGTCACCACGCCCGCCACCGAAGCCGACCAGCGCCTGGCGCAGGTGCTGGTCGACCAGCTGCGGCTGGCGCCGTGCAGCCGCAACTACCTGCCAGGCAGCGACGAGCCCGTCATCGCGGCGCTGCTGACGGCCCTGCAGGCGGAGCCGGGCAGTAACCGCTCACTGGCCGAGTGGGCCGCGCAACTGCACGTGACCGAGCGCACCCTGGCGCGCCGCTGCCAGCGCGAACTGGGCATGCCGTTCGGCGAATGGCGCCAGCGCCAGCGCTTCCTGGCCGCCCTGCCCCTGCTGGAAAAAGGCGACACCGTGCAGGCGATCGCGCTGGAACTGGGCTACAGCACGGCTTCCGCCTTCATCGCCATGTTTCGCCGCCAGGGCGGCGGCACGCCCGACCAGTTCCGCCGCGGCTTGCGCTGA
- a CDS encoding tetratricopeptide repeat protein has translation MNPSTETATDIQGSEDMPQASAMAVTAPAPIKLDKEEIPTVLGKLRTLVQDKTRFEPHDITPLDEEDVLQEFSLQANYALEARFEQRVINGYFTPAGNDCRCGSHEVGALAHAQEKERLRRAAGKLDNVLRQPGQAYNGVEAGVYLPHAVKYWHLDTCSNCTGSGRISCHTCYGATTETCWNCHGGRTVSCDGYGCYGSGKVSCSYCSGSGTVSEQVTDYITVQVPTTTYSNGSSHTSYHSETRPQYRTEYRSCYHCSYGKVSCNTCHGSGNINCGTCRASGSVTCRTCSGVGDLRCNPCDGSGKVGKAAWVDVHVAPSYSVSLPKQAPDDARRIRDKESVHSLAAIASSLALAKVSIYNEDQPQEVDALYAAKLRIVRLDAACNAEKHHLVAYGTDLRWLTLDDIVEKLLRGDLKALSDALAGSADDGLFSAHVQGLLTPLRDVAASELNADVIESVLSGDADHAHVDVVSADYANNVRTCVLGALRQVYTRLAKQFWWKSALAALAAAIATWFFAGRGAAAVAGLLVTGAGYWLFNRKVKAVLSEALGGERQAERAMGIAGKGRRNQLAQVLILAPASLAVLAASYGLPVRVRPAAPPPQTAMTSAPVAPHAPAIVQQDASSAKAVKLYENGDKAQALAMLESLVGKGDAGAYGLYGWMLLMGEGKPGPVTAPTAQQRQARQVAAKPLIGKGLVKNDSYALTAKGVMLAEGWQEPRNMARGLDLLKQAANKGNAQAMHLLGLYHVRGYQIPVNHKEARKWFTLAADKGSAGDIYNLGLMDWEGAGLARPDRASAMQRWKIAAAMGEERAIKAVAQGKP, from the coding sequence ATGAACCCCAGCACCGAGACGGCCACCGATATCCAGGGCAGCGAGGACATGCCCCAGGCATCCGCAATGGCCGTGACGGCGCCAGCGCCCATCAAGCTCGACAAGGAAGAGATACCGACGGTGCTGGGCAAGCTGCGCACCTTGGTGCAGGACAAGACGCGTTTCGAACCGCACGACATCACGCCGCTGGACGAGGAAGACGTGCTGCAGGAGTTTTCGCTGCAAGCGAACTACGCGCTCGAGGCGCGCTTCGAGCAGCGTGTTATCAATGGCTATTTCACGCCAGCGGGCAATGACTGCCGCTGTGGCTCGCACGAGGTGGGAGCGCTCGCTCACGCGCAGGAGAAGGAAAGGCTGCGCCGCGCGGCGGGCAAGCTCGACAATGTCTTGCGCCAGCCAGGCCAGGCCTACAACGGCGTCGAGGCGGGCGTCTACCTGCCGCACGCCGTCAAGTACTGGCACCTCGATACCTGCAGCAACTGCACCGGCAGCGGCCGCATCAGCTGCCACACCTGCTACGGCGCGACGACGGAAACATGCTGGAACTGCCACGGCGGGCGTACCGTCAGCTGCGACGGCTATGGCTGCTACGGCAGCGGCAAGGTGTCGTGCTCGTATTGCAGCGGCAGCGGCACCGTGTCAGAGCAAGTCACCGATTACATCACGGTGCAAGTACCCACTACCACCTACAGCAACGGCAGCTCGCACACCAGCTATCACAGCGAAACGCGGCCCCAGTACCGCACCGAATATCGCTCTTGCTACCATTGCAGCTACGGCAAGGTCAGCTGCAACACTTGCCACGGTTCCGGCAACATCAATTGCGGCACCTGCCGCGCCAGCGGCAGTGTCACTTGCCGCACCTGCAGCGGCGTGGGCGACTTGCGCTGCAACCCGTGCGACGGTTCCGGCAAGGTGGGCAAGGCGGCATGGGTCGATGTGCACGTGGCGCCTAGCTACAGCGTCAGCCTGCCCAAGCAGGCGCCCGACGACGCGCGCCGCATCCGCGACAAGGAGAGCGTGCACTCACTGGCGGCCATTGCCAGCAGCCTCGCCCTGGCGAAAGTGAGCATTTACAATGAAGACCAGCCGCAGGAAGTCGACGCCCTGTATGCGGCCAAGCTGCGCATCGTGCGCCTCGACGCCGCGTGCAACGCGGAAAAGCACCATCTGGTGGCGTACGGCACGGACTTGCGCTGGCTGACCCTGGACGACATTGTGGAAAAGCTGCTGCGCGGCGACCTCAAGGCGCTCAGCGACGCGCTGGCCGGCAGCGCCGACGACGGCCTGTTCTCGGCCCATGTACAGGGCTTACTCACGCCGCTGCGCGACGTGGCCGCCTCGGAACTGAATGCGGACGTGATCGAATCGGTGCTCAGCGGCGACGCGGACCACGCGCACGTCGATGTCGTCTCCGCCGACTATGCCAACAATGTGCGCACCTGCGTGCTCGGCGCCTTGCGCCAGGTCTACACGCGGCTGGCCAAGCAATTCTGGTGGAAAAGCGCGCTGGCCGCGCTGGCCGCCGCCATCGCCACCTGGTTCTTCGCCGGGCGCGGTGCGGCCGCCGTCGCCGGCTTGCTCGTCACGGGCGCCGGCTACTGGCTGTTCAACCGCAAGGTCAAGGCTGTGCTGAGCGAAGCGCTGGGCGGCGAGCGGCAAGCCGAACGGGCCATGGGCATCGCCGGCAAGGGACGCCGCAACCAGCTGGCGCAGGTGCTGATCCTCGCGCCCGCCAGCCTGGCCGTGCTGGCCGCCAGCTATGGCTTGCCCGTGCGCGTGCGCCCGGCTGCTCCACCGCCGCAAACGGCCATGACCTCGGCGCCCGTTGCGCCCCATGCGCCAGCCATCGTGCAGCAGGATGCAAGCAGCGCCAAGGCCGTCAAGCTGTACGAAAATGGCGACAAGGCGCAGGCGCTGGCCATGCTGGAAAGCCTGGTCGGCAAGGGCGACGCCGGTGCGTATGGCCTGTATGGCTGGATGCTGCTGATGGGCGAAGGCAAGCCCGGCCCCGTCACCGCGCCAACGGCGCAGCAGCGGCAAGCGCGCCAGGTGGCCGCCAAGCCCCTGATCGGCAAGGGTCTCGTGAAGAACGACAGCTATGCGCTGACGGCGAAAGGCGTGATGCTGGCCGAAGGCTGGCAGGAACCGCGCAACATGGCGCGCGGCCTCGATTTGCTGAAACAGGCCGCGAACAAGGGCAATGCGCAAGCCATGCACTTATTGGGCCTGTACCACGTGCGCGGCTACCAGATTCCCGTCAACCACAAGGAAGCGCGCAAATGGTTCACCCTCGCCGCCGACAAGGGCAGCGCGGGCGACATCTACAACCTGGGACTGATGGACTGGGAAGGCGCGGGCCTGGCGCGCCCCGACCGCGCCAGCGCCATGCAGCGCTGGAAGATCGCCGCCGCCATGGGAGAAGAACGGGCCATCAAGGCGGTGGCGCAAGGCAAACCTTAA
- a CDS encoding FABP family protein, giving the protein MSDFPEDIYTEPSADVHTLNNLGPLTGMAGIWTGTRGLDVKPKADGPRKQAFVERIELQPIDPVTNGPQLFYGLRYYIHITKPDQVKTYHEQVGYWLWEPATGAVIQTLAIPRGQIAMASGTTTADATSFELVAKRDSTAYGICSNPFLEHAFTTVEYRIKVDIHADGTWGYDEDTVMLIRGKDEPFHHTDRNLLTKIAEPTPNPMALQALAAAA; this is encoded by the coding sequence ATGAGCGATTTTCCCGAAGATATCTACACCGAGCCGTCCGCCGACGTGCACACCCTGAACAACCTGGGCCCCTTGACGGGCATGGCCGGCATCTGGACGGGCACGCGCGGCCTGGACGTCAAGCCGAAAGCGGACGGCCCGCGCAAGCAGGCCTTCGTCGAGCGCATCGAACTGCAGCCGATCGACCCCGTCACCAACGGCCCGCAACTGTTCTACGGCTTGCGCTACTACATCCACATCACCAAGCCGGATCAAGTCAAGACGTATCATGAGCAGGTCGGCTACTGGCTGTGGGAACCGGCCACGGGCGCCGTGATCCAGACCCTGGCCATCCCGCGCGGCCAGATCGCCATGGCGTCCGGCACGACGACGGCCGACGCCACCAGTTTCGAACTGGTGGCCAAGCGCGATTCGACGGCGTACGGCATCTGCTCGAATCCCTTCCTCGAACACGCGTTCACCACCGTCGAATACCGGATCAAGGTCGATATCCACGCCGATGGCACGTGGGGCTACGACGAGGACACGGTCATGCTCATTCGCGGCAAGGACGAACCGTTCCACCACACTGACCGCAACCTGCTGACGAAAATCGCCGAGCCGACGCCGAACCCGATGGCCTTGCAGGCACTGGCGGCGGCAGCTTAA
- the map gene encoding type I methionyl aminopeptidase, which produces MRYSTQLEHGKKIPLHDEEGFIGMRAAGRIAADTLDYIAPFVKPGVSTAKLDALCEEFMRAAGAIPGTIDYHGYKHASCISVNHVVTHGIPSDTKILKVGDILNIDVTPKFNGWFGDTSRTFKVGAVSILANRLVNTAYEAMMAGIHTVRPGATLGDVGAAIEAVAKAQGFSSVRDFCGHGVGQVFHDTPQVLHYGRAGTGIVLEPGMIFTIEPMLNVGSYQVKVLPDKWTTVTKDRSLSAQFEHSLAVTDTGFEIFTLTGSTEPLV; this is translated from the coding sequence ATGCGCTATTCCACCCAGCTTGAACACGGCAAGAAAATCCCCCTGCACGATGAAGAAGGTTTCATCGGCATGCGCGCGGCCGGCCGCATCGCCGCCGACACGCTCGACTACATCGCGCCTTTCGTGAAACCGGGCGTATCGACGGCCAAGCTCGACGCCCTGTGCGAAGAGTTCATGCGCGCTGCCGGCGCCATCCCGGGTACCATCGACTACCACGGCTACAAGCACGCCAGCTGCATCTCCGTCAATCACGTGGTCACGCACGGCATCCCGTCGGACACCAAGATCCTCAAAGTGGGCGACATCCTCAACATCGACGTGACGCCGAAGTTCAACGGCTGGTTCGGCGACACGAGCCGCACCTTCAAGGTGGGCGCCGTCTCCATCCTGGCAAACCGCCTCGTCAACACGGCATATGAAGCCATGATGGCCGGCATCCACACCGTGCGTCCGGGCGCGACCCTGGGCGACGTGGGCGCCGCCATCGAAGCGGTGGCCAAGGCGCAGGGCTTTTCCTCCGTGCGCGACTTCTGCGGCCATGGCGTGGGCCAGGTCTTCCACGACACGCCGCAGGTGCTGCACTATGGCCGCGCCGGCACGGGCATCGTGCTGGAGCCGGGCATGATTTTTACCATCGAACCGATGCTCAACGTGGGCAGCTACCAGGTCAAGGTCTTGCCGGACAAATGGACGACGGTGACGAAGGACCGCTCGCTGTCGGCGCAGTTCGAGCACTCGCTGGCCGTCACGGACACGGGCTTTGAAATCTTTACCCTGACCGGTTCGACCGAGCCGCTGGTGTAA
- a CDS encoding TetR/AcrR family transcriptional regulator, which yields MVRLAKFNENNFIDSAIAVAAQCGVGAVSMAAIAVKAGAPIGSVYHRFDSRNAILARAWLRVKSDFREEVASRWLGGDTWAGVHGLLDWCRRKPVYARFLLQCADSPDFSNGLSEELLAAVEEEQAALDACFARCAESMPATTELDLDHMLLKFVLIDAPVAVVKPYLTQERPIPASVDAMLRASHDAVRGWAAHPTSH from the coding sequence ATGGTCAGACTAGCCAAATTCAACGAAAACAACTTCATCGACAGCGCGATCGCCGTCGCCGCCCAGTGCGGCGTGGGCGCCGTCTCGATGGCCGCCATCGCCGTCAAGGCCGGCGCGCCCATCGGCTCCGTGTATCACCGCTTCGATTCGCGCAACGCCATCCTGGCGCGCGCCTGGCTGCGCGTGAAAAGCGACTTCCGTGAGGAAGTGGCCAGCCGCTGGCTCGGCGGCGACACCTGGGCCGGCGTGCACGGCTTGCTGGACTGGTGCCGGCGCAAGCCCGTGTATGCGCGCTTCCTGCTGCAATGCGCGGACAGCCCCGATTTCAGCAACGGCCTCAGCGAGGAATTGCTGGCCGCCGTGGAAGAAGAGCAGGCCGCGCTCGACGCCTGCTTTGCCCGCTGCGCCGAGTCCATGCCCGCCACGACGGAGCTGGACCTCGATCACATGCTGCTCAAATTCGTGCTGATCGACGCGCCCGTGGCCGTCGTCAAGCCTTACCTGACCCAGGAGCGACCGATACCGGCCAGCGTCGACGCCATGCTGCGCGCCTCGCACGACGCCGTGCGCGGCTGGGCCGCCCACCCCACCTCACACTAA